From the Lathyrus oleraceus cultivar Zhongwan6 chromosome 4, CAAS_Psat_ZW6_1.0, whole genome shotgun sequence genome, one window contains:
- the LOC127137820 gene encoding uncharacterized protein LOC127137820: MSRECPHNKNQMQGRGTGQVYTLDARKAKRNNALIVGMFLINNHPCFVLFDYEETHSFVSIWCMKRLGLQAIPLSPPMVVTTAMDDVVETPLICENCSLSVNGRIFQIDLICLPLKKVDVVLGMDWLSAKSVFIRCEEKLIIIPSNEVTPKDVLTIILEGMIGMVNFLFENEKSVLFVLTKESSDNLSVTQIPIVFEFPEVFPEDVTSLPPEREVEFSIDLILGTTPIYVSPYRMAPLELR, from the coding sequence ATGTCTAGGGAATGTCCTCATAATAAGAATCAGATGCAGGGGAGGGGCACTGGTCAAGTTTATACTTTGGATGCAAGGAAGGCTAAAAGAAACAATGCCTTAATTGTTGGTATGTTTCTCATCAATAATCATCCTTGTTTTGTATTGTTTGATTATGAGGAGACACACTCTTTTGTATCAATTTGGTGCATGAAGCGTCTTGGCTTGCAAGCAATTCCTTTGTCTCCTCCTATGGTGGTTACTACCGCCATGGATGATGTGGTTGAGACACcgttgatttgtgaaaattgttcgCTCTCGGTGAATGGTAGAATTTTCCAAATTGATCTTATTTGTTTACCACTTAAGAAGGTTGATGTGGTTTTGGGGATGGATTGGCTTTCCGCAAAATCGGTGTTTATTAGATGTGAAGAGAAGTTGATTATCATTCCATCTAATGAAGTTACTCCAAAGGATGTATTAACTATTATCTTGGAAGGTATGATTGGCATGGTTAATTTCTTATTTGAGAATGAAAAGTCAGTTCTCTTTGTTCTTACCAAGGAATCTAGCGATAACCTGAGTGTTACACAAATTCCTATCGTTTTTGAATTTCCAGAAGTTTTCCCTGAGGATGTCACCTCTCTTCCTCCTGAAAGGGAAGTGGAATTCTCTATTGATCTGATACTTGGGACGACACCAATATACGTTTCTCCGTATCGCATGGCGCCACTCGAGTTGAGATAG